AAAAGTAAGAAAAAATCCGTTTCTGTTCCAAAAACTCACGGATCGTCACAAAATTTTGTACCTCTTGTAGTAAATAAATAAACAAAAGTCCGGATAAACCGGACTTTCCTGTTCCCGCAATCTCAAGTGAACAATTCGTCTATTTTTAATACAGATTCTTTACTATTTTCCTGTTATTTCTTATTCTCTGCTGAGCAATTCCGACGCGATTCCGTCCCAGCGGATATCCCGTTCGGCCAGCATGACCGTCAGATGGTACAGGAGGTCCGCCACTTCGGCCTTGATTTGGGCCCGGTCTTGATTTTTGCAGGCGATAATGGTCTCGGCGGCCTCTTCGCCGATTTTCTTCAAGATTTTGTCCAAACCGTTATCAAAGAGATAATTGGTATAAGATCCCGCCACGGGCCTGGACAGCCGGTCCCGGATCTTTTCCTCAAGGCGCGTCAGCATGGCGTCGGGAACAGCCCCGGCGGCGTCCGCCGTCGCCCCGGTTTCGGGAATTTCCGAGAGTTCCCGGAAAAAGCAGGTCTTGTGCCCCGTATGGCAGGAGATCCCGCCGACCTGCTCGATCTGGATCAGGAGGCAATCGCCGTCGCAGTCTATTTCAAGCTTTTTCAGGTACTGGAAATGGCCCGAGGTTTCCCCCTTGACCCAGAGCTCCCGCCTTGAGCGCGAATAGTAGCAGACCCGTCCGGTCTCCAGCGTTTTCCCGAGGGCTTCGCGATTCATCCAGGCCATCATGCGCACGTGCTTGCTGTGCACGTCCTGTGCGATCACGGGGACGAGGCCCCTTTCGTCAAATTTGATCGTTTGAAACAATTCTTCTTTTGTCATCGCAATCCTTCCTTCAGGACAGGCGTACGGGAATGCCCGCGCCCGCCAGTTCGTGTTTCAAATCGAGGATGTCCAGTTCCTTGAAATGGAAGAGGCTCGCCGCCAGTGCCGCGTCGGCATGGGCTTCGAGGAATACGTCCCGGAAATGGGCAATGTTTCCCGCCCCGCCCGAGGCGATTACCGGAATATGCAGGGAATCGCTGATGGCCCTGGTCAGGGAAATTTCATAGCCGTTTTTTGTGCCGTCGGTATCCATGGAGGTCAACAAAATTTCCCCCGCGCCCAAATCTTCGGCTTCCCGCGCCCATTTGACGGCGTCTTTGCCCGTGGGGGTTCTGCCGCCGTTGATATAGACTTCGTAATAGTCCCCGTTCCATTTGGCGTCGATGGCGACGACGATGCACTGGCTGCCGAAGCGCAGGCTGCTCTTCCGGATAAGCTCCGGATCCAGGACCGCCGCGCTGTTGACGGAGATTTTGTCCGCCCCGGCGTTCAGGACTTCCCGGATATTGTCGATATTGCGGATGCCGCCTCCCACCGTAAGCGGAATAAACACCTCCCGCGCTGCCCGGCGGATCACGTCGATCAGGATGCCCCGCCTGTCGCTGGAGGCCGTGATGTCCAGAAACACCACCTCGTCGGCCATGGAGTTGTTATAGGCCCGGGCCACCGCCACCGGATCCCCGGCGTCGATCAGATTGACAAAATTCACCCCTTTGACGACTCTGCCGTCCCTGATGTCCAAACATGGTATGATGCGTTTTCCCAGCATAATCCGATTCCCCCCGTACGATCCATAATGAGTTTCAATTCAGGTTTTGTGAGGCTTTTCGTCGTCCGCCGCAAAGGGCAGGGCCGTCGCCTCCTCCAATTTTATCCGCCCGGCGTAGAGCGCCTTTCCGATAATGGCCCCGGCGCAGCCGAGCTCCGCCAGAATCCGCAGGTCTTCAAGGGAACTGACGCCCCCCGAAGCCGTAATCCGCATGCCTGTTTCCAGCATGGTCTTGATCTCGTCGGCGTTGATCCCGGCAAGGGCCCCGTCTTTGGCGATATCCGTATAGATGATTTCCGTTGCGCCTGCTTTTTTCAGCGTTTCGGCGAATTCCGCGGCCCGGATATCCGTTACGGTCTTCCAGCCGTGGATCGCGATTTTGCCGCCGATGGCGTCTATTCCCGCAATGATCCGCCCGCCGCCGTACAGATCGGTCAGGGCCTTCAGGACCGAGATGTCTTCGAGGATGACGCTGCCCAAAATCACCCGGCTGACTCCGAGATCCAACCATTTTTTTGCCGTTTCAACGGTCCGGATGCCGCCGCCCAGCTCGACCTCAAGGTTGGTTTTTTCGAGGATCGCGCGGACCACGGCCGCGTTTTCCGGGCCGCCCTTGCGGGCGCCGTCCAGATCAACCAAATGTAAATATTTCGCGCCTTTCCCTTGAAATTCCAGCGCCACGGCCGCGGGATCGGCGCCGTATTCCGTCACTTTGTCAAAATCGCCCTGATAGAGGCGCACGCATTTGCCGCCGATCAGATCGATAGCCGGAATGATCCTCATGAGAGGGCTCCGAAATTCCGGAGGATTTGCAGGCCCGCCTTTCCGCTTTTTTCCGGGTGGAACTGCACGCCGTGGATATTGCCTTTTTCGACGCTGACGGGGAAACGGGTCCCGTAAGTCGTATAGCAGCTCACAAAATCGGGCGTTCCTTCCAATACGTAAGAATGGACAAAATATACGTATTGCCCGCTCTCAAGCCCCGCGAAGAGCTTGGACTCAAAGGCTTTTTCAAGGGAATTCCAGCCCACATGGGGGATTTTGAGCGGGACTTCGAGCTTTTTGATCTCGCCGGGCAAAAGACCCAGGCCCTCGTATTCGCCGAATTCCCAGCTTTTTTCAAACATCAGTTGATAGCCGAGACAGATCCCCAGAAGGGGTTTGTTGTCCGCCACGACCCGCTTGATCACCGCGTCGTAGCCGCCCTCCCTCAGCGTCCCGATGGCGTCGGCAAAGGCGCCCACCCCGGGGAGAATCACCTTGTCGGCTTCAAGAATCTCTTCCGCTTCCGCCGTGATTTTGTTTTCGAGTCCCAGAAAATCCAGCGCGTTTCTGACGCTGCTCAGGTTCCCCATGCCGTAATCGATAATGGCGATCATAATACCCCCTTTGTGGAAAGCGTTCCCGCCTGTGTATTTTCCGTAACCGCTTCCTTGAGCGCCCGTCCGAAGCTCTTGAACATGGCCTCGGCAATATGGTGGTTGTTTTTCCCCCGGTGGACCAGGATATGGACGTTGATTCCGGCGTTTGCCGCCAGGGCCTTGAAAAATTCGCCGATCATTTCCGTAGCCAAATCTCCGATCATTTCCGTCGTAAAAGGATCATCGACGGCCGCGTTGGCTCTGTTGCAGCAATCAATGGCGCAGGTCGCCAGAGCCTCGTCCATGGGAACGACGGCCGAACCGTAGCGGTTGACGCCGGTAAAATCCCCCAGCGCCTCTCGCAGCGCCAATCCCAGCGCGATCCCCACGTCTTCCACCGTGTGGTGGCAGTCGACGTCGAGGTCCCCCTTTGCCGAGACAGAAAGGCCGATATTGCCGTGTTTCGCCACCTGCGCCAGCATGTGGTCGAAAAAGCCGATTCCCGTCGCGATGTCCGCCGCCCCGCCGTCCAGAGACAGGACAACTTTGATCTGTGTTTCCTTCGTATTCCGTTCGATGGTTCCCTGTCGTTTTGTCATGGACGCGCCTCCTTTTCCGGCAAATTTTCCCGCAATACCTGGAGAAAGATTTCGTTTTCCTCCCGGGTCCCCACGGTGACCCTGCTCCAGGGCCCGATATAGCGGAGAAAGATATTGTTTTCGTTCAATTTTCCCTTGATGTCGTCGCCCAGGACCATCAGCAGAAAGTTCGTCTGCGACGGCCATACCTTGACGCCGAGGGCCCGCAATTCCTGGTACAGGTATTCCCTTTCGGCGACGGTCTCCCGGATCTTGTCCCGGTAGAGGTCGAAGCGCTCGATAGCATAGGCGGCGATTTCCTGGGACAGCGTGTTCATAATATAGGGGGCCCGTACCGTATCGATCATCCGGATGATTTCCTCGTTGGCGATGGCGTAGCCGAAACGGATGGAAGCCAGGGCGTAGGCCTTGGAAAATGTCCTTAATATACA
Above is a window of Fusobacteriaceae bacterium DNA encoding:
- the hisIE gene encoding bifunctional phosphoribosyl-AMP cyclohydrolase/phosphoribosyl-ATP diphosphatase HisIE, with amino-acid sequence MTKEELFQTIKFDERGLVPVIAQDVHSKHVRMMAWMNREALGKTLETGRVCYYSRSRRELWVKGETSGHFQYLKKLEIDCDGDCLLIQIEQVGGISCHTGHKTCFFRELSEIPETGATADAAGAVPDAMLTRLEEKIRDRLSRPVAGSYTNYLFDNGLDKILKKIGEEAAETIIACKNQDRAQIKAEVADLLYHLTVMLAERDIRWDGIASELLSRE
- the hisF gene encoding imidazole glycerol phosphate synthase subunit HisF, with the translated sequence MLGKRIIPCLDIRDGRVVKGVNFVNLIDAGDPVAVARAYNNSMADEVVFLDITASSDRRGILIDVIRRAAREVFIPLTVGGGIRNIDNIREVLNAGADKISVNSAAVLDPELIRKSSLRFGSQCIVVAIDAKWNGDYYEVYINGGRTPTGKDAVKWAREAEDLGAGEILLTSMDTDGTKNGYEISLTRAISDSLHIPVIASGGAGNIAHFRDVFLEAHADAALAASLFHFKELDILDLKHELAGAGIPVRLS
- the hisA gene encoding 1-(5-phosphoribosyl)-5-[(5-phosphoribosylamino)methylideneamino]imidazole-4-carboxamide isomerase produces the protein MRIIPAIDLIGGKCVRLYQGDFDKVTEYGADPAAVALEFQGKGAKYLHLVDLDGARKGGPENAAVVRAILEKTNLEVELGGGIRTVETAKKWLDLGVSRVILGSVILEDISVLKALTDLYGGGRIIAGIDAIGGKIAIHGWKTVTDIRAAEFAETLKKAGATEIIYTDIAKDGALAGINADEIKTMLETGMRITASGGVSSLEDLRILAELGCAGAIIGKALYAGRIKLEEATALPFAADDEKPHKT
- the hisH gene encoding imidazole glycerol phosphate synthase subunit HisH, with amino-acid sequence MIAIIDYGMGNLSSVRNALDFLGLENKITAEAEEILEADKVILPGVGAFADAIGTLREGGYDAVIKRVVADNKPLLGICLGYQLMFEKSWEFGEYEGLGLLPGEIKKLEVPLKIPHVGWNSLEKAFESKLFAGLESGQYVYFVHSYVLEGTPDFVSCYTTYGTRFPVSVEKGNIHGVQFHPEKSGKAGLQILRNFGALS
- the hisB gene encoding imidazoleglycerol-phosphate dehydratase HisB, translating into MTKRQGTIERNTKETQIKVVLSLDGGAADIATGIGFFDHMLAQVAKHGNIGLSVSAKGDLDVDCHHTVEDVGIALGLALREALGDFTGVNRYGSAVVPMDEALATCAIDCCNRANAAVDDPFTTEMIGDLATEMIGEFFKALAANAGINVHILVHRGKNNHHIAEAMFKSFGRALKEAVTENTQAGTLSTKGVL